A stretch of Dromaius novaehollandiae isolate bDroNov1 chromosome 8, bDroNov1.hap1, whole genome shotgun sequence DNA encodes these proteins:
- the CCDC17 gene encoding coiled-coil domain-containing protein 17 isoform X5 gives MPGVRLFPCPGCRMRFSSRPLLLKHMERFCIGTPAVGAAPGKAAAPGASVAGARPGVGRGTLPCGEQPVSPPAGRRLPPSSRPAQPPTAVPGPAPRLQELAEAHERRMAEIRARSRQLERQREELCRRLGELAGREAVTWGSNAARAPGSLHLTALLPAAGPLAAETRALRLAYLQGGGREPAVLAQLLELQVEAAALERAAARRHRGRRAEPPAAGAGALCAELLAVELENRRLEDELLRLKARWWPSSRRRSWLGCRPRWGCCGTMQGGRGPPGSRPPWRPPSRCSCHQWPRQSLACTQQLAEMQTHTLCWRLTPAPRPCTGSCRRHPISQPWAQAAPQPPAAHRPLPASPSPPTWPLRTPLRLRSCWTSLDLPEGEV, from the exons ATGCCAGGCGTGAGGCTTTTCCCCTGCCCCGGCTGCCGCATGCGCTTCAGCTCCCGGCCGCTGCTGCTCAAGCACATGGAGAGGTTTTGCATCGGGACCCCGGCGgtgggggcggccccgggcaAGGCAGCGGCGCCGGGTGCCTCGGTAGCGGGAGCCAGGCCGGGCGTGGGGCGCGGGACCCTGCCCTGCGGGGAGCAGCCGGTGTCGCCCCCGGCGGGCCGCAGGCTGCCGCCCTCCTcccgcccggcgcagccccccacGGCggtgcccggcccggcgccccggctGCAGGAGCTGGCGGAGGCCCACGAGCGCCGCATGGCCGAAATCCGGGCCAGGAGCCGGCAGCTGGAGCGGCAGCGTGAGG AGCTGTGCCGGCGCCTCGGGGAGCTGGCGGGCCGGGAGGCTGTGACATGGGGCAGCAACGCTGCCAGGgcgccaggcagcctccacctcaCCGCCCTCCTGCCAGCCGCCGGGCCGCTGGCCGCCGAGACCAG GGCGCTGCGGCTGGCCTATCTGCAGGGCGGCGGGCGCGAGCCGGCGGTGCTGGCCCAGCTCCTCGAGCTCCAGGTGGAGGCAGCGGCGCTGGAGCGGGCGGCTGCCCGGCGACACAGGGGCAGGAGGGCCG AGCCGCCGGCGGCTGGCGCGGGGGCCCTGTGTGCGGAGCTGCTGGCCGTGGAGCTGGAGAACCGGCGGCTGGAGGACGAGCTGCTGAGGCTGAAG GCTCGGTGGTGGCCCAGCAGCAGGCGGCGGAGCTGGCTCGGCTGCAGGCCGAGGTGGGGATGCTGCGGCACCATGCAgggcggccggggcccccccggctcccgcccccCGTGGCGCCCCCCATCCCGCTGCTCCTGCCACCAGTGGCCACG GCAGAGCCTCGCCTGCACGCAGCAACTGGCAGAGATGCAGACGCACACGCTGTGCTGGAGGCTGACGCCAGCACCGCGGCCATGTACCGGTTCCTGCCGGCG GCACCCCATCAgccagccctgggcgcaggcaGCGCCACAGCCCCCGGCTGCCCACCGGCCCCTGCCAGCTTCCCCCTCGCCCCCTACGTGGCCCTTGAGGACCCCCCTCCGGCTCCGGAGCTGCTGGACCAGCCTCGACCTTCCCGAAG
- the CCDC17 gene encoding coiled-coil domain-containing protein 17 isoform X4 → MPGVRLFPCPGCRMRFSSRPLLLKHMERFCIGTPAVGAAPGKAAAPGASVAGARPGVGRGTLPCGEQPVSPPAGRRLPPSSRPAQPPTAVPGPAPRLQELAEAHERRMAEIRARSRQLERQREELCRRLGELAGREAVTWGSNAARAPGSLHLTALLPAAGPLAAETRALRLAYLQGGGREPAVLAQLLELQVEAAALERAAARRHRGRRAEPPAAGAGALCAELLAVELENRRLEDELLRLKARWWPSSRRRSWLGCRPRWGCCGTMQGGRGPPGSRPPWRPPSRCSCHQWPRQSLACTQQLAEMQTHTLCWRLTPAPRPCTGSCRRHPISQPWAQAAPQPPAAHRPLPASPSPPTWPLRTPLRLRSCWTSLDLPEALSR, encoded by the exons ATGCCAGGCGTGAGGCTTTTCCCCTGCCCCGGCTGCCGCATGCGCTTCAGCTCCCGGCCGCTGCTGCTCAAGCACATGGAGAGGTTTTGCATCGGGACCCCGGCGgtgggggcggccccgggcaAGGCAGCGGCGCCGGGTGCCTCGGTAGCGGGAGCCAGGCCGGGCGTGGGGCGCGGGACCCTGCCCTGCGGGGAGCAGCCGGTGTCGCCCCCGGCGGGCCGCAGGCTGCCGCCCTCCTcccgcccggcgcagccccccacGGCggtgcccggcccggcgccccggctGCAGGAGCTGGCGGAGGCCCACGAGCGCCGCATGGCCGAAATCCGGGCCAGGAGCCGGCAGCTGGAGCGGCAGCGTGAGG AGCTGTGCCGGCGCCTCGGGGAGCTGGCGGGCCGGGAGGCTGTGACATGGGGCAGCAACGCTGCCAGGgcgccaggcagcctccacctcaCCGCCCTCCTGCCAGCCGCCGGGCCGCTGGCCGCCGAGACCAG GGCGCTGCGGCTGGCCTATCTGCAGGGCGGCGGGCGCGAGCCGGCGGTGCTGGCCCAGCTCCTCGAGCTCCAGGTGGAGGCAGCGGCGCTGGAGCGGGCGGCTGCCCGGCGACACAGGGGCAGGAGGGCCG AGCCGCCGGCGGCTGGCGCGGGGGCCCTGTGTGCGGAGCTGCTGGCCGTGGAGCTGGAGAACCGGCGGCTGGAGGACGAGCTGCTGAGGCTGAAG GCTCGGTGGTGGCCCAGCAGCAGGCGGCGGAGCTGGCTCGGCTGCAGGCCGAGGTGGGGATGCTGCGGCACCATGCAgggcggccggggcccccccggctcccgcccccCGTGGCGCCCCCCATCCCGCTGCTCCTGCCACCAGTGGCCACG GCAGAGCCTCGCCTGCACGCAGCAACTGGCAGAGATGCAGACGCACACGCTGTGCTGGAGGCTGACGCCAGCACCGCGGCCATGTACCGGTTCCTGCCGGCG GCACCCCATCAgccagccctgggcgcaggcaGCGCCACAGCCCCCGGCTGCCCACCGGCCCCTGCCAGCTTCCCCCTCGCCCCCTACGTGGCCCTTGAGGACCCCCCTCCGGCTCCGGAGCTGCTGGACCAGCCTCGACCTTCCCGAAG
- the CCDC17 gene encoding coiled-coil domain-containing protein 17 isoform X3, protein MPGVRLFPCPGCRMRFSSRPLLLKHMERFCIGTPAVGAAPGKAAAPGASVAGARPGVGRGTLPCGEQPVSPPAGRRLPPSSRPAQPPTAVPGPAPRLQELAEAHERRMAEIRARSRQLERQREELCRRLGELAGREAVTWGSNAARAPGSLHLTALLPAAGPLAAETRALRLAYLQGGGREPAVLAQLLELQVEAAALERAAARRHRGRRAEPPAAGAGALCAELLAVELENRRLEDELLRLKVRKERRADAGSVVAQQQAAELARLQAEVGMLRHHAGRPGPPRLPPPVAPPIPLLLPPVATAEPRLHAATGRDADAHAVLEADASTAAMYRFLPAAPHQPALGAGSATAPGCPPAPASFPLAPYVALEDPPPAPELLDQPRPSRSPF, encoded by the exons ATGCCAGGCGTGAGGCTTTTCCCCTGCCCCGGCTGCCGCATGCGCTTCAGCTCCCGGCCGCTGCTGCTCAAGCACATGGAGAGGTTTTGCATCGGGACCCCGGCGgtgggggcggccccgggcaAGGCAGCGGCGCCGGGTGCCTCGGTAGCGGGAGCCAGGCCGGGCGTGGGGCGCGGGACCCTGCCCTGCGGGGAGCAGCCGGTGTCGCCCCCGGCGGGCCGCAGGCTGCCGCCCTCCTcccgcccggcgcagccccccacGGCggtgcccggcccggcgccccggctGCAGGAGCTGGCGGAGGCCCACGAGCGCCGCATGGCCGAAATCCGGGCCAGGAGCCGGCAGCTGGAGCGGCAGCGTGAGG AGCTGTGCCGGCGCCTCGGGGAGCTGGCGGGCCGGGAGGCTGTGACATGGGGCAGCAACGCTGCCAGGgcgccaggcagcctccacctcaCCGCCCTCCTGCCAGCCGCCGGGCCGCTGGCCGCCGAGACCAG GGCGCTGCGGCTGGCCTATCTGCAGGGCGGCGGGCGCGAGCCGGCGGTGCTGGCCCAGCTCCTCGAGCTCCAGGTGGAGGCAGCGGCGCTGGAGCGGGCGGCTGCCCGGCGACACAGGGGCAGGAGGGCCG AGCCGCCGGCGGCTGGCGCGGGGGCCCTGTGTGCGGAGCTGCTGGCCGTGGAGCTGGAGAACCGGCGGCTGGAGGACGAGCTGCTGAGGCTGAAGgtcaggaaggagaggagagccGACGCCG GCTCGGTGGTGGCCCAGCAGCAGGCGGCGGAGCTGGCTCGGCTGCAGGCCGAGGTGGGGATGCTGCGGCACCATGCAgggcggccggggcccccccggctcccgcccccCGTGGCGCCCCCCATCCCGCTGCTCCTGCCACCAGTGGCCACG GCAGAGCCTCGCCTGCACGCAGCAACTGGCAGAGATGCAGACGCACACGCTGTGCTGGAGGCTGACGCCAGCACCGCGGCCATGTACCGGTTCCTGCCGGCG GCACCCCATCAgccagccctgggcgcaggcaGCGCCACAGCCCCCGGCTGCCCACCGGCCCCTGCCAGCTTCCCCCTCGCCCCCTACGTGGCCCTTGAGGACCCCCCTCCGGCTCCGGAGCTGCTGGACCAGCCTCGACCTTCCCGAAG
- the CCDC17 gene encoding coiled-coil domain-containing protein 17 isoform X2, producing the protein MPGVRLFPCPGCRMRFSSRPLLLKHMERFCIGTPAVGAAPGKAAAPGASVAGARPGVGRGTLPCGEQPVSPPAGRRLPPSSRPAQPPTAVPGPAPRLQELAEAHERRMAEIRARSRQLERQREELCRRLGELAGREAVTWGSNAARAPGSLHLTALLPAAGPLAAETRALRLAYLQGGGREPAVLAQLLELQVEAAALERAAARRHRGRRAEPPAAGAGALCAELLAVELENRRLEDELLRLKVRKERRADAGSVVAQQQAAELARLQAEVGMLRHHAGRPGPPRLPPPVAPPIPLLLPPVATVRARGPRGRTRLGTTEPPVRPVAPLQAEPRLHAATGRDADAHAVLEADASTAAMYRFLPAAPHQPALGAGSATAPGCPPAPASFPLAPYVALEDPPPAPELLDQPRPSRR; encoded by the exons ATGCCAGGCGTGAGGCTTTTCCCCTGCCCCGGCTGCCGCATGCGCTTCAGCTCCCGGCCGCTGCTGCTCAAGCACATGGAGAGGTTTTGCATCGGGACCCCGGCGgtgggggcggccccgggcaAGGCAGCGGCGCCGGGTGCCTCGGTAGCGGGAGCCAGGCCGGGCGTGGGGCGCGGGACCCTGCCCTGCGGGGAGCAGCCGGTGTCGCCCCCGGCGGGCCGCAGGCTGCCGCCCTCCTcccgcccggcgcagccccccacGGCggtgcccggcccggcgccccggctGCAGGAGCTGGCGGAGGCCCACGAGCGCCGCATGGCCGAAATCCGGGCCAGGAGCCGGCAGCTGGAGCGGCAGCGTGAGG AGCTGTGCCGGCGCCTCGGGGAGCTGGCGGGCCGGGAGGCTGTGACATGGGGCAGCAACGCTGCCAGGgcgccaggcagcctccacctcaCCGCCCTCCTGCCAGCCGCCGGGCCGCTGGCCGCCGAGACCAG GGCGCTGCGGCTGGCCTATCTGCAGGGCGGCGGGCGCGAGCCGGCGGTGCTGGCCCAGCTCCTCGAGCTCCAGGTGGAGGCAGCGGCGCTGGAGCGGGCGGCTGCCCGGCGACACAGGGGCAGGAGGGCCG AGCCGCCGGCGGCTGGCGCGGGGGCCCTGTGTGCGGAGCTGCTGGCCGTGGAGCTGGAGAACCGGCGGCTGGAGGACGAGCTGCTGAGGCTGAAGgtcaggaaggagaggagagccGACGCCG GCTCGGTGGTGGCCCAGCAGCAGGCGGCGGAGCTGGCTCGGCTGCAGGCCGAGGTGGGGATGCTGCGGCACCATGCAgggcggccggggcccccccggctcccgcccccCGTGGCGCCCCCCATCCCGCTGCTCCTGCCACCAGTGGCCACGGTAAGAGCGCGGGGCCCCCGGGGACGCACCAGGCTGGGCACCACCGAGCCGCCCGTGCGACCAGTGGCGCCTCTCCAGGCAGAGCCTCGCCTGCACGCAGCAACTGGCAGAGATGCAGACGCACACGCTGTGCTGGAGGCTGACGCCAGCACCGCGGCCATGTACCGGTTCCTGCCGGCG GCACCCCATCAgccagccctgggcgcaggcaGCGCCACAGCCCCCGGCTGCCCACCGGCCCCTGCCAGCTTCCCCCTCGCCCCCTACGTGGCCCTTGAGGACCCCCCTCCGGCTCCGGAGCTGCTGGACCAGCCTCGACCTTCCCGAAG
- the CCDC17 gene encoding coiled-coil domain-containing protein 17 isoform X1 codes for MPGVRLFPCPGCRMRFSSRPLLLKHMERFCIGTPAVGAAPGKAAAPGASVAGARPGVGRGTLPCGEQPVSPPAGRRLPPSSRPAQPPTAVPGPAPRLQELAEAHERRMAEIRARSRQLERQREELCRRLGELAGREAVTWGSNAARAPGSLHLTALLPAAGPLAAETRALRLAYLQGGGREPAVLAQLLELQVEAAALERAAARRHRGRRAEPPAAGAGALCAELLAVELENRRLEDELLRLKVRKERRADAGSVVAQQQAAELARLQAEVGMLRHHAGRPGPPRLPPPVAPPIPLLLPPVATVRARGPRGRTRLGTTEPPVRPVAPLQAEPRLHAATGRDADAHAVLEADASTAAMYRFLPAAPHQPALGAGSATAPGCPPAPASFPLAPYVALEDPPPAPELLDQPRPSRSPF; via the exons ATGCCAGGCGTGAGGCTTTTCCCCTGCCCCGGCTGCCGCATGCGCTTCAGCTCCCGGCCGCTGCTGCTCAAGCACATGGAGAGGTTTTGCATCGGGACCCCGGCGgtgggggcggccccgggcaAGGCAGCGGCGCCGGGTGCCTCGGTAGCGGGAGCCAGGCCGGGCGTGGGGCGCGGGACCCTGCCCTGCGGGGAGCAGCCGGTGTCGCCCCCGGCGGGCCGCAGGCTGCCGCCCTCCTcccgcccggcgcagccccccacGGCggtgcccggcccggcgccccggctGCAGGAGCTGGCGGAGGCCCACGAGCGCCGCATGGCCGAAATCCGGGCCAGGAGCCGGCAGCTGGAGCGGCAGCGTGAGG AGCTGTGCCGGCGCCTCGGGGAGCTGGCGGGCCGGGAGGCTGTGACATGGGGCAGCAACGCTGCCAGGgcgccaggcagcctccacctcaCCGCCCTCCTGCCAGCCGCCGGGCCGCTGGCCGCCGAGACCAG GGCGCTGCGGCTGGCCTATCTGCAGGGCGGCGGGCGCGAGCCGGCGGTGCTGGCCCAGCTCCTCGAGCTCCAGGTGGAGGCAGCGGCGCTGGAGCGGGCGGCTGCCCGGCGACACAGGGGCAGGAGGGCCG AGCCGCCGGCGGCTGGCGCGGGGGCCCTGTGTGCGGAGCTGCTGGCCGTGGAGCTGGAGAACCGGCGGCTGGAGGACGAGCTGCTGAGGCTGAAGgtcaggaaggagaggagagccGACGCCG GCTCGGTGGTGGCCCAGCAGCAGGCGGCGGAGCTGGCTCGGCTGCAGGCCGAGGTGGGGATGCTGCGGCACCATGCAgggcggccggggcccccccggctcccgcccccCGTGGCGCCCCCCATCCCGCTGCTCCTGCCACCAGTGGCCACGGTAAGAGCGCGGGGCCCCCGGGGACGCACCAGGCTGGGCACCACCGAGCCGCCCGTGCGACCAGTGGCGCCTCTCCAGGCAGAGCCTCGCCTGCACGCAGCAACTGGCAGAGATGCAGACGCACACGCTGTGCTGGAGGCTGACGCCAGCACCGCGGCCATGTACCGGTTCCTGCCGGCG GCACCCCATCAgccagccctgggcgcaggcaGCGCCACAGCCCCCGGCTGCCCACCGGCCCCTGCCAGCTTCCCCCTCGCCCCCTACGTGGCCCTTGAGGACCCCCCTCCGGCTCCGGAGCTGCTGGACCAGCCTCGACCTTCCCGAAG